The sequence below is a genomic window from Meles meles chromosome 3, mMelMel3.1 paternal haplotype, whole genome shotgun sequence.
GAACAGCAGATGCAGGAGCTCTAAACTCTGGCCTACTACTTCAGTGTCAGAGGAGGCCAGTGTGCCCATCAAGCAGGGGAGCAAGGGCCCTGGCCATAGATGTTGGCAGTAAGCAGGACCCTTCTCTGCCACATTGCACAGAACTGTGAGCACCTACAGAGAGACATGTATACACAGTCCCCACAAAGGATGAAAACTAAAGACTAATGATAGAGCTAAAATATATGGAATGCTGATCATGTGGTCAGGCACCATGCCAAGCACACGCATGTTTTATAACTCCCACAGCTGCCTCAGGTAGTACTGCTATTCTCACATTACACATGAGAAAACTAAAGTTCAACGTGGTAAGCTGATCTGCCCAAGGTTAGTAACTAGTAAAACAGGTTAGGAATGCACACCTGACTGGTCTGGCCCTGAAGCCATCCACACCACACCACCTGCCAGTCCTCAGGTAAGGGTACTTCTGAATGCAAAGGCCTGCTCCCAGTGTTTTTACTTTGGCCATCAGATCCAAGGACTTAAGTGACCCCAATACCTACCAGTACGCTCACCACATTAGAAACCGGCAACAACTGCAAGAGTGGCTTGATCAGATCCATGGAGAGCAAGGAGGTACAGAAACTAGGACTATTTGCTGGAAGGGAAAATGTCAAGGTAAAGTCCCTCAAACAGGGACCTGAACCTGCAACCCACCCCCAGTCCTACCCACCTCAGCCCAGGCAGTGAGGAAGCATTCCCAGAATCTAAAGGTCCAGGCCAAGGCACATTACAGTACATACCAGTAAGGTTGTTAAGGAGCCAAAGGCACTCAGGAAGCAGGCTGGGCTGTTTCTGGAGGAAGAACTGCAGAAGGATATATAAGGCCGCCACCACACGCTCATCTTCAAGCTGATTTGGCCCTCCCACAACCTCCACTGCTGCTTCTGTTAGCAAGTTGCTTAGACACCGAAGTACAGGGCACACCAGCTGCAAAGACAAGTTGGGAGTACAGTGTAAGGGGGAAGGGGTTACCTACATAATAGGTAGCAAAGTAGGAAGAAAGGTAGCCCAGATCTTGACCTGTCCTCTTCACCTACCAACTCCAGTCCTGCATCCTCAGTTCTCTGGACAGCCCCAGCCACGTCCAATAGCAGCAGCCCCAGAGTGGATAGACCCCCATGGGAGATAAGGAGGGCATTGTTGACCTGGCTAGGCAATAAAAAGCAAGTACTCAGTCAATCCCACCTTGAGGATGGCAAATGGCCTAGAGTGATGGGTTTCCTGGGGTCCAAGCAGAGAAGACCACAGGAGGAAGAAAACTCACTGCAATTCCAGAAACCAAAGTTCAAAAACCCGAGGGTCTGGAAAGGAGCCCCAGGGCAAGTCTGTGGCACTTTTGCAAATGGTCTGTGTTACCTGCAGATGATGTAGTGCAGGCACCAGGCAAACTCCACAGCAACCCCAGGGTTTAGTTTTGGTCCAGGTTGCAACAGTTGTAGGATATGCTGGGGGAGAGTGGAGTCCAAGACGGAGCTGCCAACAGGAGAGTTTTGAGttggaaccacaaaaggccaAGATGCCAGTCATTCTTCCCAAACCCTAACAGCAGGTGGGAAAGTATCCAAATCCAAAGCTCTTCTCAGCCATACACATAGAGCTAAAAATGTGCACTGGTTTCAGAAACAAGACTCAATCTGGTGTCCAGGGGCTACATCACCAAGTAGGTCACATGTGCCTCCACATCTGGAGGTAAAATTTTACTTACGGGATGATCATCTCTGGAGCTTCCTTAGCTTGCAGAAGCTGGGACAAGGCATATCCAAGGGCTTCCAGCACAGTCAGATGGGGAGACTAGAAGTAGACAGGGTAGAGATCTGACTCTGGAAGCTGGGTCATAAGATTTCCTGTGACTTTCAATCCCTCAGCACAGGGCAGAGGCTGGAGCTGCCTAAACAAAGCAGGGGGCCATGTAGGGACAAGACAGGGGAGGGCTGCCCAAGGAGGGAAAAAGTAGATGGATGCTCACCTGGATGCAGGCAGCCAAAGCAGGAACAATGCCCTGTGGCAGGAGCCGCCTTCTCACAGCCTCACTCTCCACAATCAGGTTACCCAGTGTATACAGACAGAGCTCCTGAGAGTGGGACAACAAAAGCACGGGGCATGGCCTGTCTCAGGCTAGGGTGGGGGCGGGAGAGCAGAGGATGAAGTCTTCCCTTTGAGGCTCTGGGTAAAAGGGAGTGGAAGGTGATGGGCATATGTATGGCTATGGACATCAGGGGAAACAAATTTTCTTCTTCCCCCTATGTGCCAGCTCAAACTAAACCCAAAAGCACAGTATTTAAATCCAAGTCAAGAACAAGGTAGGAAGGGAGAGGGCTTACTATAAAGTCTGAGCTGTGACCGGAGAGGTAGGTGAGAAGGTAGGAAGTGGCTGGCAGGCAGGCCTCAGCCACCGCAGACTGCTCGGAATGAGAGAGCTCATGAAGGCACCGAGCGGCCTCTAGCTGCAACAGGGCTTGGTTGCTGGTCAGAAGCCCAACCAGGGTCCGCATGCTGCCCTCCAGCCTACATGAGTGAGTACCAGAGCCCCGCTCAGCCTGTGGCCCATCCTCCACACTCCTGTCCATCCCTCAGAAGCCCGGGCCCCACTCACCACCCATACTGACCAGATGAAGGTTTGCTGCGTCTGAGGGTGCTGTAAGCCTCGACGAAGGCTGACCAGAGCTTGTTCTCTCTGCTTTTCATCTGTCCCCCACTGTGCTAACTGGAGGAACTGCTGGATCTGGAGTGCAGAGTAAGAAGAGGACTAATGAAAACAAAGTTGCCAGAAAGCAAGCATGACTCCTACTCTGCCCACCTCACCTTGAGGACTCTAATGTTGCAGCATCCCTAGAACTTGTCATGCAGGCTAATATGGCTCATAAGCATCAATCTTGCAGTAGAGTAGACAGAAGGAGTAATCAGAACTGGGTTTAATACCAGCCCTGTCACTTACTTTATAAGGAACCTAAACCTCAATTTTTcacctgaaaaatgggaataatgtaTTTCCTGCCTTCTTACAGAGTTATTTCAAGGATAACATTTAAATCTTTCAGTCTGGCACAACTTATCCCTCTAGCCATTCTCCCCATGCAACCTATACTCCAACAGCACCCAGCATAacatgatttgttttttaatgcttcCAAGCTTTTGCACGATCTATTCCTTCTGCCTGGGATACCATCCCCAGGTCCTCCAATCCCTTCAGATTTCTGTTCCTCTTTCTAGCTTCCTTTCACAGACTTAAGGGTTTCTATTGTGCCTCATGTTTCCTTCATGACAGGTGGTAACATGCCCGTCTTCTTCACTGAGCTGTTGCAAGTACCACAAAGAAAAGGACTCTCCTCATCTTTGTGCACTTCAGTCCCCAGCACAGTGTCTTGGCATGAAGTAAGCACACAATGAACCAACAAATCAATGGTATAACCTAGACATGAGTGCTTTTGTAAACAACATATGTAAACACAGACAATATAAACAAAGGGGATGCCCAAtgcttgaatgaataaattagctAAAACTAACCATTTTATTCACTTAGTCAATAAATAATTATcatctactatatgccagataCTATAAGGCATCTGAGTTTTCAATGACAACAAATAAGATAGGGTCTAGGTTCCCAAGGATTTAAAGTCTAGTTggagaaacaataaacaaataaacaattagTATGATTAATCTCCAAACAGGCTGTCAAGACAGAATACTAAAAAGGACCCATTTTTGGATGTAGCAAATATAAAGTCCTTGCGACAAGAAAGACCCTAGCATATTCTTTCAAAAACTGAAAAGGGAGAATTTTGGCTAAGATGAGTAAACTGGCAAGGTTGGAGCTAGGCAAACGTTAGACCATTCATCTAGAAAGgaaggatttttaattttttttttaagattttatttatttatttcagagagagcacaagaagggggagtagcagagtgatagagaaaagcagactccctgctgagcagggaaccaaatataggactcaatcctggatcatgaccccaaCTAAATGCAGACCTCTAACCGACTgggccatccagatgccccaaagatgtatttatttgagagagaaagagagagagcccacacagaagagtgacagaaggagagggacagagaatctcaagcagactccatgctgagcacggagcccaagggtggggcggggggctcaatctcaccaccaagaggtcatgacctgagggaaacTCCAGTCcgagacacttaacccactaagccacccaggcgccccagattttggATTTGTGAGAGACACATCTGACTGATGTATGGAGAATGAACTTCCAGGCGGCAAGCACAGATGCAAATGATCTGTTAGAAGGCTGCTGTGTGTATACAGAGAAGAGGACGGTAGTAGCTGCGATGTTCACCACCCTGAAGACGCCAGAGCTTTTTAGGAGATGAAAAGCGCGTAGGGCTTGATGTACTTATGTGGGGATGAGGGACACAGTTCTCGAGGATGATTTCCCAGTTTCTGGCTTGGCCCACTGGATGGATGGAGGTATTGAAGGGTCCGCGTTCAGGTCTGGGCCGAGC
It includes:
- the TMCO6 gene encoding transmembrane and coiled-coil domain-containing protein 6 isoform X1 produces the protein MWNGRQGRLRPVGCVVEELRCRRREREAALRKARREQQLISKRLLRDDVLEEAEGECVARIIGEAEIQQFLQLAQWGTDEKQREQALVSLRRGLQHPQTQQTFIWLEGSMRTLVGLLTSNQALLQLEAARCLHELSHSEQSAVAEACLPATSYLLTYLSGHSSDFIELCLYTLGNLIVESEAVRRRLLPQGIVPALAACIQSPHLTVLEALGYALSQLLQAKEAPEMIIPSVLDSTLPQHILQLLQPGPKLNPGVAVEFAWCLHYIICSQVNNALLISHGGLSTLGLLLLDVAGAVQRTEDAGLELLVCPVLRCLSNLLTEAAVEVVGGPNQLEDERVVAALYILLQFFLQKQPSLLPECLWLLNNLTANSPSFCTSLLSMDLIKPLLQLLPVSNVVSVLVLTVLCNVAEKGPAYCQHLWPGPLLPCLMGTLASSDTEVVGQSLELLHLLFLYRPEVSFAPGTPILRPVVSPWPLSLSILSIATFLGLASLCGLQVRTCSLWLGRHFSK
- the TMCO6 gene encoding transmembrane and coiled-coil domain-containing protein 6 isoform X2; translation: MWNGRQGRLRPVGCVVEELRCRRREREAALRKARREQQLISKRLLRDDVLEEAEGECVARIIGEAEIQQFLQLAQWGTDEKQREQALVSLRRGLQHPQTQQTFIWLEGSMRTLVGLLTSNQALLQLEAARCLHELSHSEQSAVAEACLPATSYLLTYLSGHSSDFIELCLYTLGNLIVESEAVRRRLLPQGIVPALAACIQSPHLTVLEALGYALSQLLQAKEAPEMIIPSVLDSTLPQHILQLLQPGPKLNPGVAVEFAWCLHYIICSQVNNALLISHGGLSTLGLLLLDVAGAVQRTEDAGLELLVCPVLRCLSNLLTEAAVEVVGGPNQLEDERVVAALYILLQFFLQKQPSLLPECLWLLNNLTANSPSFCTSLLSMDLIKPLLQLLPVSNVVSVLVLTVLCNVAEKGPAYCQHLWPGPLLPCLMGTLASSDTEVVGQSLELLHLLFLYRPEAVEAFLQHSGLQVLEKHQEEARLQDRVRALQKTALHR